The Sphingosinicella humi genome has a window encoding:
- the gspJ gene encoding type II secretion system minor pseudopilin GspJ — protein MNSASSREQGFTLVELLVALLIFGMIAAAGVALLSFSVRAQDMADARLDDVAAMRRVGALLTGDLAQAAARVVRNEAGAVKPAFVGGTGAEGDIALALVRRGWDNPDGAGRPSLQKVEYRLTGVRLERIAYRNLDGAAPMEPVTVLEGVEALRLRYRDSEGEWRERWDPTQITDLPRAVEMIVDVRDGGPVRQLFLVGAGL, from the coding sequence GTGAATTCGGCCTCCTCCCGCGAACAGGGGTTCACCCTGGTGGAGCTGCTCGTCGCGCTCCTCATCTTCGGCATGATCGCCGCCGCGGGCGTCGCCTTGCTGTCCTTCAGCGTGCGCGCCCAGGACATGGCCGATGCGCGCCTTGACGATGTCGCGGCGATGCGGCGCGTGGGCGCGCTGCTGACCGGCGACCTCGCCCAGGCAGCGGCGCGCGTCGTCCGCAACGAGGCGGGGGCGGTGAAGCCCGCTTTCGTGGGAGGAACCGGCGCGGAGGGCGATATCGCCCTGGCGCTGGTCCGGCGCGGCTGGGACAATCCCGACGGCGCGGGCCGGCCCTCGCTGCAGAAGGTGGAGTATCGCCTCACCGGCGTTCGGCTGGAGCGCATCGCCTATCGCAATCTCGACGGCGCGGCGCCGATGGAGCCGGTCACCGTGCTGGAAGGCGTGGAGGCGCTCCGCCTTCGCTACCGGGATTCGGAAGGCGAGTGGCGCGAGCGGTGGGACCCGACCCAGATCACCGATCTGCCGCGCGCCGTCGAGATGATCGTCGACGTCCGGGACGGCGGTCCGGTCCGCCAGCTCTTCCTGGTCGGGGCGGGTCTTTGA
- the gspI gene encoding type II secretion system minor pseudopilin GspI: MSSSNPGEAGLTPPRRSAEHGFTPPRRSAEHGFTLIEMLVALAIFSLAALALLRLEGATVSNTARLQDQAMAQVVARNIAVETMTDPAPPSLGQESGEVENGGRRWGWTRLVALSPEPRIQMITISVRSQAGPESATLTIFRRAAL; encoded by the coding sequence ATGTCATCGTCTAATCCCGGCGAGGCCGGCCTTACGCCCCCGAGGCGTTCCGCCGAACACGGCTTCACGCCCCCGAGGCGTTCCGCTGAACACGGCTTCACGCTGATCGAGATGCTCGTGGCGCTCGCCATCTTCAGCCTGGCGGCGCTGGCGCTGCTGCGCCTGGAAGGCGCCACCGTCTCCAACACGGCACGCCTGCAGGACCAGGCGATGGCGCAGGTCGTCGCCCGCAACATCGCGGTGGAGACGATGACCGATCCGGCGCCGCCGTCGCTGGGGCAGGAGAGCGGCGAGGTCGAGAATGGCGGCCGCCGCTGGGGCTGGACCCGGCTCGTCGCGCTGTCGCCCGAGCCGCGCATCCAGATGATCACGATCAGCGTGCGCAGCCAGGCCGGACCGGAATCTGCGACGCTCACCATCTTCCGGCGGGCGGCGTTGTGA
- a CDS encoding GspH/FimT family pseudopilin gives MPRRAERVAPSTSTPTAPTAARAARTTMRISVIGDPILPARSGGRGTMRSMVEGYADEASPVTPPPPFGWSPSPRASLAGRTAGFTLVELLIVLTIIGLASAGVVMAIPDTRGSLTEEAERFAARAAAARDRAIIDAAALSLRVTSTGYGFDRRVDSEWQPLERKPFGDQRWTEGTRASADGGEAVRILFDPTGLVDPARLTLVRDDEQVVVEIGADGEIDVIV, from the coding sequence ATGCCGCGCCGGGCGGAGAGGGTCGCGCCTTCGACATCTACTCCTACGGCGCCGACGGCCGCGAGGGCGGCGAGGACGACGATGCGGATATCGGTAATTGGTGACCCGATCCTCCCCGCGCGCAGCGGGGGGAGGGGGACCATGCGGAGCATGGTGGAGGGGTATGCTGACGAGGCCTCGCCAGTTACCCCTCCACCACCCTTCGGGTGGTCCCCCTCCCCACGAGCTTCGCTCGCAGGGAGGACAGCCGGATTCACCCTCGTCGAGCTGCTGATCGTGCTGACCATAATTGGGCTTGCCTCGGCCGGCGTAGTGATGGCGATCCCCGACACGCGCGGCAGCCTCACGGAAGAGGCGGAGCGGTTCGCCGCGCGGGCGGCGGCCGCGCGGGACCGGGCGATCATCGATGCGGCAGCCCTGTCGCTCCGCGTCACCAGCACGGGCTATGGTTTCGACCGGCGCGTCGATTCCGAGTGGCAGCCGCTCGAACGCAAGCCGTTCGGCGACCAAAGGTGGACGGAAGGGACGCGCGCCAGCGCCGACGGCGGCGAAGCCGTGCGCATCCTGTTCGATCCCACCGGACTCGTCGACCCGGCCCGCCTGACCTTGGTGCGCGACGACGAGCAAGTGGTGGTCGAGATCGGCGCGGATGGCGAGATCGATGTCATCGTCTAA
- the gspG gene encoding type II secretion system major pseudopilin GspG gives MGNDERTQDEGEEGFTLVELMVVIVIIGLLATVVAINVMPAQDTARVKKAEADIALLEQATEMYRLSKLNYPASGEGLQALVSEGFVKRLPDDPWGNPYHYAAPGGEGRAFDIYSYGADGREGGEDDDADIGNW, from the coding sequence ATGGGGAATGACGAAAGGACGCAGGATGAGGGCGAGGAAGGCTTCACCCTCGTCGAGCTGATGGTGGTGATCGTCATCATCGGCCTCCTCGCCACAGTGGTCGCGATCAACGTCATGCCGGCGCAGGACACGGCGCGGGTGAAGAAGGCGGAGGCGGACATCGCGCTGCTGGAGCAGGCGACGGAGATGTATCGCCTCAGCAAGCTCAACTATCCGGCGAGCGGCGAGGGGCTGCAGGCGCTGGTCAGCGAGGGCTTCGTCAAGCGCCTGCCAGACGACCCCTGGGGCAATCCCTATCATTATGCCGCGCCGGGCGGAGAGGGTCGCGCCTTCGACATCTACTCCTACGGCGCCGACGGCCGCGAGGGCGGCGAGGACGACGATGCGGATATCGGTAATTGGTGA
- the gspF gene encoding type II secretion system inner membrane protein GspF: MSDYDYLALDTAGRERRGSVKAATVEDARAALGARKLFVVKLERGTGAATPPLLSRRALLRKKLTAKQLALFTRQLATLVQVSPLEESLRTIARQAEQEMVRRVLDSVHGGVVEGRRLSEAMGRERTSFPPLYRAMVSAGESSGTLPQILERMADLLERQAEVRGKVMSALAYPVILAIVATFVVFALMIFVVPKVVEQFEDVGQALPLLTRIVIALSEFLGNWWWALLLALIGVGLLIGRALQDEALRLRFDRRLLRLPLIGRLIRDLHAARMARTLSTMVGSRLPLLEGLKLTTQTVHNRALRQASEEITEAIRTGGSLSAALKRAGVFPPLLVYLAASGEASGKLDIMLERAADYLEREFDSFTSAALSLLEPAIIVIMGAIVAVIVLAILLPILQLDTLASGV; the protein is encoded by the coding sequence ATGTCTGACTATGACTATCTCGCGCTCGACACCGCCGGACGCGAACGGCGCGGGTCGGTGAAGGCCGCGACCGTCGAGGACGCCCGCGCCGCTCTTGGCGCGCGCAAGCTGTTCGTCGTGAAGCTGGAGCGGGGGACGGGCGCCGCGACGCCGCCTTTGCTGTCTCGCCGCGCGCTGCTCCGCAAGAAGCTCACGGCAAAGCAGCTGGCGCTCTTCACGCGGCAGCTGGCGACCCTGGTCCAGGTGAGCCCGCTCGAGGAGTCGCTGCGCACCATCGCCCGCCAGGCCGAGCAGGAGATGGTGCGCCGCGTGCTCGACAGCGTCCATGGCGGCGTCGTCGAAGGCCGCCGCCTGTCCGAGGCCATGGGCCGGGAGCGGACCAGCTTCCCGCCGCTCTATCGCGCCATGGTCTCGGCCGGCGAGAGCTCGGGCACCTTGCCGCAGATCCTCGAGCGGATGGCGGACCTGCTCGAACGGCAGGCCGAGGTCAGGGGAAAGGTGATGAGCGCGCTCGCCTATCCCGTCATCCTCGCCATCGTCGCCACCTTCGTCGTGTTCGCGCTGATGATCTTCGTCGTGCCCAAGGTGGTCGAGCAGTTCGAGGATGTGGGGCAGGCGCTGCCTTTGCTCACCCGCATCGTCATCGCCCTTTCCGAATTCCTCGGCAATTGGTGGTGGGCGCTGCTCCTCGCCCTCATCGGCGTCGGCCTGCTGATCGGGCGCGCGCTGCAGGACGAAGCGCTGCGGCTGCGCTTCGATCGCCGGCTGCTGCGCCTGCCGCTGATCGGCCGCCTCATCCGCGACCTGCACGCCGCCCGCATGGCGCGAACGCTCTCGACCATGGTCGGCAGCCGCCTGCCGCTGCTGGAAGGCCTGAAGCTCACGACGCAAACCGTCCACAACCGTGCGCTTCGGCAGGCGTCGGAGGAAATCACCGAGGCGATCCGCACCGGCGGCAGCCTGTCGGCCGCGCTGAAGCGCGCCGGCGTGTTCCCGCCGCTGCTCGTCTACCTGGCGGCGAGCGGCGAAGCGTCCGGCAAGCTCGACATCATGCTGGAACGCGCCGCCGACTATCTGGAGCGCGAGTTCGACAGCTTCACCAGCGCGGCGCTGTCGCTGCTGGAGCCCGCCATCATCGTCATCATGGGAGCGATCGTCGCGGTGATCGTGCTGGCGATCCTGCTCCCCATCCTGCAACTCGATACGCTCGCCTCCGGAGTTTGA
- the gspE gene encoding type II secretion system ATPase GspE: MKISRGDKIPDEVGDPAAPQEASLPLNIPYGFAKRHGVALLGEQDGHLSIVMREGADPRTLIEVRRFLSRPFDVEFAAPDRFDRILSERYAMDGQAAADAAGTLGLGDELSHLATDLPTADDLLDSADDAPAIRLINGIIADAARQGVSDIHIEPYESGLVVRMRVDGVLRETLRMPPHVAPVVVSRIKVMARLDIAERRVPQDGRIGLTLGGKLLDVRVSTLPSRAGERVVLRILDKDNAGIDLDVLGMPPAIHQIYLDALAEPNGIVLVTGPTGSGKTTSLYAGLRLLNDGSRNILTVEDPVEYAIEGVGQTQVNDKVGLSFATGLRAILRQDPDVVMVGEIRDRETADIAVQASLTGHLVLSTVHTNDAVGAITRLRDMKIEPFLLASTLRAVIAQRLVRRLCPTCREPVQASGSVSALLGFDTGTVIYEARGCSECNHSGYKGRIGVFEAVRIDESIRRLINANGDEAVIANHAFRNAPNLGSAARALVRDGVTTAEEAVRISRRGAEAEHV, from the coding sequence ATGAAGATCAGCCGCGGCGACAAGATACCCGACGAGGTGGGGGACCCAGCCGCGCCGCAAGAGGCGTCGCTGCCGCTCAACATCCCTTACGGCTTCGCCAAGCGGCATGGCGTGGCGCTGCTCGGCGAACAGGACGGGCATCTTTCGATCGTCATGCGCGAAGGGGCCGACCCGCGCACCCTGATCGAGGTTCGCCGCTTCCTCTCGCGACCGTTCGACGTCGAGTTCGCGGCGCCCGACAGGTTCGACCGCATCCTCTCCGAACGCTATGCGATGGACGGGCAGGCCGCCGCCGACGCAGCGGGGACGCTCGGCCTCGGCGACGAGCTCAGCCATCTCGCGACCGATCTCCCGACCGCCGACGACCTGCTCGACAGCGCCGACGACGCGCCCGCCATCCGGCTCATCAACGGCATCATCGCCGACGCCGCTCGGCAGGGCGTGTCGGACATCCATATCGAACCTTATGAATCCGGCCTCGTCGTGCGGATGCGGGTCGACGGCGTGCTGCGCGAGACTTTGCGCATGCCGCCCCATGTCGCGCCGGTGGTGGTGAGCCGCATCAAGGTGATGGCCCGACTCGACATCGCCGAGCGGCGGGTGCCGCAGGATGGGCGCATTGGCCTGACGCTCGGCGGCAAGCTGCTCGACGTGCGCGTCTCCACGCTGCCCAGCCGCGCCGGAGAGCGAGTGGTGCTGCGCATCCTCGACAAGGACAATGCCGGCATCGACCTGGACGTGCTCGGCATGCCGCCGGCCATCCATCAAATCTATCTGGACGCCTTGGCCGAGCCGAACGGGATCGTCCTCGTCACCGGTCCGACCGGCTCGGGCAAGACGACGAGCCTCTATGCCGGCCTGCGCCTCCTCAACGACGGCAGCCGCAACATCCTGACCGTCGAGGATCCGGTCGAATATGCGATCGAGGGCGTGGGCCAGACCCAGGTCAACGACAAGGTGGGCCTCAGCTTCGCCACCGGGCTGCGGGCCATCCTCCGCCAGGATCCCGACGTCGTGATGGTCGGCGAAATCCGCGACCGCGAGACGGCGGACATCGCCGTCCAGGCCTCGCTGACCGGCCATCTCGTGCTCTCCACGGTGCACACCAACGACGCGGTGGGCGCCATCACCCGCCTGCGCGACATGAAGATCGAGCCGTTCCTGCTCGCTTCCACCTTGCGTGCCGTCATCGCCCAGCGGCTGGTGCGGCGGCTCTGCCCCACTTGCCGCGAGCCGGTGCAGGCGAGTGGATCGGTGAGCGCCTTGCTCGGCTTCGATACCGGCACGGTCATCTACGAGGCGCGCGGCTGCTCCGAGTGCAACCACAGCGGCTACAAGGGACGGATCGGCGTCTTCGAGGCCGTGCGCATCGACGAGTCCATCCGTCGCCTGATCAACGCCAATGGCGACGAGGCGGTGATCGCCAACCATGCCTTTCGCAACGCGCCCAATCTCGGCTCCGCCGCGCGGGCGCTGGTCCGCGACGGGGTGACGACCGCCGAGGAAGCCGTCAGGATTTCGCGCCGGGGAGCCGAAGCCGAACATGTCTGA
- the gspD gene encoding type II secretion system secretin GspD, whose product MKRLRIALALALASVSVTPAWSQYVLNLREADIRAFIEDAARVTGRTFIIDSAVQGKVSVVTQRPLSRSEYFELFLSTLRANGLVAVPGPGGALRIQPASTAASTAQVGRATSPSSFVTEIFRLRNIDAASAAETVRPLVSKEGSVTANRNSLIVVDFADNIARIRQILAGIDRDTAATQMLTLENAGAREIAEALSTLVAAGGEGGAAASVVPIDSSNSIAFRGDAATVARLMEMARELDERAASGTELRVIFLEHADAEQLLPVLQRLLGQASGPTAGPAPVANGDTNAPAPQAASLSTGASVFGNKAAVVTRFEGANAIVIAAPNDVQRMLGEVIRQLDVRRAQVLVEAIIVEISDTAAKQLGVQLFLSGLKGSNIPFAVTNYSNITPNMNVVAGAVIANELRRDDDKDDDDDDSNGLGDLADALTEAAVGEIAGSSGALIGGAFRSGNEVFGAIVNAVQRDNNSNILSTPSIMTLDNQEARILVGQEIPITTGEALSDNFDNAFRTVQRQEIGIVLEVKPQINAGGAIKLDLRQEVSSIAGPVSNNFNDLILNKREIETTITVDDGEIVGIGGLLDDNERRTLEKIPFLGDIPLLGELFKSRGRSRAKTNLMVFIRPTIMRSADDARAMTERRYGYIRGMQYQRNPDREPSIDELVRDYMGAVPPRSLAPPPTDPRLYAPAVEPGDAVVDPVPVPQSQVPR is encoded by the coding sequence ATGAAGCGCCTTCGCATCGCGCTTGCCCTGGCGCTCGCCTCGGTTTCGGTGACGCCGGCCTGGTCGCAATATGTGCTGAACCTGCGCGAGGCCGATATCCGCGCCTTCATCGAGGACGCCGCGCGGGTGACGGGCCGCACCTTCATCATCGACTCCGCCGTGCAGGGAAAGGTGTCGGTGGTGACGCAGCGGCCGCTGTCGCGATCGGAATATTTCGAGCTGTTCCTGTCGACCCTGCGCGCCAATGGCCTGGTCGCGGTGCCGGGGCCGGGCGGGGCGCTGCGCATCCAGCCCGCCTCCACCGCCGCCAGCACCGCACAGGTCGGCAGGGCGACGAGCCCCAGCAGCTTCGTCACCGAGATCTTCCGCCTGAGGAACATCGACGCCGCGTCGGCGGCGGAGACGGTACGGCCGCTGGTGAGCAAGGAAGGCTCGGTCACGGCCAACCGCAACAGCCTGATCGTGGTCGACTTCGCGGACAATATCGCGCGCATCCGCCAGATACTGGCCGGCATCGACCGCGACACCGCGGCGACGCAGATGCTGACATTGGAAAATGCCGGCGCGCGCGAGATCGCCGAAGCCTTGTCGACGCTGGTTGCGGCCGGTGGCGAGGGCGGGGCGGCCGCCTCGGTCGTTCCCATCGACAGCTCCAACTCCATCGCCTTCCGCGGCGATGCGGCGACCGTCGCGCGGCTGATGGAGATGGCGCGTGAGCTCGATGAACGGGCGGCGAGCGGGACGGAGCTTCGCGTCATCTTCCTGGAACATGCCGATGCCGAGCAGCTGCTGCCGGTACTACAGCGCCTTCTGGGCCAGGCGTCCGGCCCCACGGCCGGCCCGGCGCCCGTCGCCAATGGCGATACCAATGCGCCCGCGCCGCAAGCCGCCTCGCTGTCGACCGGCGCCAGCGTGTTCGGGAACAAGGCGGCGGTCGTCACGCGCTTCGAGGGCGCCAACGCCATCGTCATCGCCGCGCCCAACGACGTGCAGCGCATGCTGGGCGAGGTCATCCGCCAACTGGACGTCCGCCGCGCCCAGGTGCTCGTCGAGGCGATCATCGTCGAGATTTCCGACACCGCCGCCAAGCAGCTCGGCGTGCAGCTGTTCCTTTCGGGGCTCAAGGGATCGAACATCCCGTTCGCCGTCACCAACTATTCGAACATCACGCCTAACATGAACGTGGTCGCCGGCGCGGTGATCGCCAACGAGCTGCGGCGCGACGACGATAAGGATGACGACGACGATGATTCGAACGGCCTCGGCGACCTCGCCGATGCGCTGACCGAAGCCGCAGTCGGCGAGATCGCGGGCTCGTCTGGCGCGCTCATCGGCGGGGCTTTTCGCAGCGGCAACGAGGTCTTTGGGGCGATCGTCAACGCGGTGCAGCGGGACAACAACTCCAACATATTGTCGACGCCGTCGATCATGACCCTGGACAATCAGGAAGCACGCATCCTGGTCGGCCAGGAGATACCGATCACCACCGGCGAGGCGCTGTCCGACAATTTCGACAATGCCTTCCGCACCGTGCAGCGCCAGGAGATCGGCATCGTCCTCGAAGTGAAGCCGCAGATCAACGCCGGCGGCGCGATCAAGCTCGACTTGCGCCAGGAGGTGAGTTCCATCGCAGGGCCGGTCTCGAACAATTTCAACGACCTCATCCTCAACAAGCGCGAGATCGAGACGACCATCACGGTCGACGACGGCGAGATCGTCGGCATCGGCGGCCTGCTCGACGACAATGAGCGGCGGACCCTGGAGAAGATCCCGTTCCTCGGCGACATTCCGCTGCTGGGCGAGCTATTCAAGTCGCGGGGACGCTCGCGCGCCAAGACCAACCTCATGGTCTTCATCCGGCCGACGATCATGCGCTCGGCGGACGACGCGCGCGCCATGACCGAGCGGCGATACGGCTATATTCGCGGCATGCAGTATCAGCGCAATCCGGACCGGGAGCCGAGCATCGATGAGCTGGTGCGCGACTATATGGGCGCGGTGCCGCCGAGGTCGCTCGCGCCGCCGCCGACTGATCCGCGCCTTTATGCGCCGGCGGTCGAGCCGGGGGACGCGGTCGTCGATCCCGTCCCCGTTCCGCAAAGCCAGGTGCCTCGATGA
- a CDS encoding type II secretion system protein N, with protein MRLALDPRARRLLRRVPRNTVYTAMELLLLTLLAIQGARLVWTLATPVGPVGEWTAKSALSPAVSSDASGLGDFDPFFRLSGDSGPMVVTSLDLKLFGVRENRASGRGSAIIGTPDGRQQSFEVGGEIVPGVTLQSVGFDGVVITRGGTAEQLFLDQSPPATVVAPDGNAVSEIAPAPPVVPPAASQMRFAPRMEGGEVRGVVVQPAGSGDAFRAAGFAPGDVILSVNGRSIRSADDARRLAAEIDGREAILQVDRDGRLLSLRVGADR; from the coding sequence ATGCGTCTAGCTTTGGATCCGCGGGCCCGTCGCCTGTTGCGCCGGGTGCCGCGGAATACTGTTTACACGGCGATGGAGCTGCTGCTCCTGACGCTGCTCGCGATTCAGGGCGCGCGGCTCGTCTGGACCTTGGCGACCCCGGTCGGGCCGGTGGGCGAATGGACGGCAAAGAGCGCCCTCTCTCCGGCGGTTTCGTCGGACGCTTCGGGGCTCGGCGATTTCGATCCATTCTTCCGGCTGAGCGGCGATAGCGGCCCTATGGTTGTGACCTCCCTCGATTTGAAATTGTTCGGCGTGCGCGAGAACCGCGCCAGCGGACGTGGCTCGGCCATCATCGGCACACCCGACGGGCGGCAGCAAAGCTTCGAAGTCGGCGGGGAGATCGTGCCGGGCGTGACGCTCCAGTCGGTGGGCTTCGACGGCGTGGTCATCACCCGCGGCGGCACTGCCGAGCAGCTTTTTCTCGACCAGTCGCCGCCGGCGACGGTGGTGGCGCCGGATGGCAATGCGGTCTCCGAGATCGCGCCGGCGCCGCCCGTCGTCCCTCCCGCCGCCTCCCAGATGCGCTTCGCCCCTCGCATGGAGGGTGGAGAGGTCAGGGGCGTCGTCGTCCAGCCGGCGGGAAGCGGCGATGCTTTTCGGGCGGCCGGCTTCGCACCCGGCGACGTGATCCTGTCGGTCAACGGACGGTCGATCCGCTCCGCCGACGACGCACGTCGGCTCGCGGCCGAGATCGACGGGCGCGAGGCGATCCTTCAGGTCGATCGAGACGGCCGCCTGCTGTCGCTGCGCGTGGGGGCGGATCGATGA
- a CDS encoding prolyl hydroxylase family protein, producing the protein MQTADRLTRAEGIQKVPSPKLDLFIRKGFIGPDECAGLIALIDAERRPSTIADDGGDALFRTSETCDLDSRHPAVAALEEKIAAFTGLDPRLGEPVQGQRYGEGQEFKAHTDYFEPNGADFLRYCAVSGQRTWTVMIYLNEPTAGGATRFKTIGKTIQPETGKLLAWNNLKPDGSVNANTLHHGMKVRSGTKYIVTKWYRERPWG; encoded by the coding sequence ATGCAGACCGCCGATCGCCTGACTCGCGCCGAAGGGATTCAGAAGGTCCCCTCGCCCAAGCTCGATCTATTCATCAGGAAGGGTTTCATCGGTCCGGACGAATGCGCCGGCCTCATTGCTCTCATCGATGCCGAGCGCCGCCCGTCCACCATAGCCGATGACGGCGGCGACGCCCTGTTCCGGACGAGCGAGACCTGCGACCTCGATTCGCGCCACCCCGCCGTCGCCGCGTTGGAAGAGAAGATCGCCGCCTTCACCGGCCTCGATCCGAGGCTCGGGGAACCGGTCCAGGGCCAGCGCTATGGCGAGGGCCAGGAGTTCAAGGCGCACACCGATTATTTCGAGCCGAACGGCGCCGACTTCCTCCGCTACTGCGCCGTGTCGGGGCAACGCACCTGGACGGTGATGATCTACCTCAACGAGCCCACCGCCGGCGGCGCCACCCGCTTCAAGACGATCGGCAAGACGATCCAGCCCGAGACCGGCAAGCTCCTCGCCTGGAACAATCTGAAGCCGGATGGAAGCGTCAACGCCAACACGCTCCACCACGGCATGAAGGTGCGAAGCGGCACGAAATATATCGTGACCAAATGGTATCGGGAGCGGCCCTGGGGCTAA